From Brassica oleracea var. oleracea cultivar TO1000 chromosome C3, BOL, whole genome shotgun sequence, a single genomic window includes:
- the LOC106334597 gene encoding retinoblastoma-related protein 1-like isoform X4: protein MEEVQPPVTPPIDSNGDRSEATFLDLCEKVLFLEGSVCDEALKLFTETKQILSANMSNIGSGTAEEVERFWFASILYSVKMLSVRRQVDGKSVVAGGNGFNLCQILRALKLNIVDFFRELPQFVVKAGPVLCELYGSDWESRLQAKEMQVNVVHLSLLSSYYKRGYREFFLTYDANAENTPANSPSYLPDSYRFGWLLFLALRNHAFSRFKDLVTCTNGLVSILAILIIHVPCRFRNFCIKDSSRFVKKGDKDVDLIASLCKIYDASEDELRATMDKTNNLIETKLKKKPSACQTDKLDNIDTDGLTYFEDLLDETSISSSLITLEKDYTDAVCNKSELDERVFINEEDSLLGSGSLSAGAVNITGVKRKIDSLSSPARTFISPLSPHKSPAAKTNSIGCANRLTATPVSTSMTTAKWLRTVICTLPPKPSPGLERFLKSCDRDITSDVTRRAHVILEAIFPNSFLGDRCTGGSLQPVNLMDDIWAKERRLEAIKLYYRVLETLCRAEAQILHATNLNTLLTNERFHRCMLACSAELVLATHKSITMLFPAVLERTGITAFDLCKVIESFIRYEDSLPRELRRHLNSLEERLLESMVWEKGSSMYNSLIIAKPSLAQEINQLRLLAEPMPSLDAIAALINFSEGLNHASSIQKHETCPGQNGDIKSPKRQCTDYHSVLAERNSFTSPVKDRLLASGNVKSKLPPPPLQSAFASPTRPNPGGGGETCAETGINIFFTKINKLAAVRINGMVERLQLSQQIRESVYRLFQHVLTQQTSLLFNRHIDQIILCCFYGVAKLSQMRLTFKEIVFNYRKQPQCKPLVFGSVYVDSFHCRRQGRVGPDHVNIITFYNDVFVPAAKTLLVEVVPVKNDQDVEANNKPEGHCPGSSKVSVFPSVPDMSPKKVSAVHNVYVSPLRASKMDALISHSSRSSYACVGESTRAYQSPSKDLSAINNRLNNSNRNRKRTLNFDVELVSDSMVANSLPLQKQQNQNGSDASPSGGAPLKTEPLHS from the exons ATGGAAGAAGTTCAGCCTCCAGTGACACCACCCATTGACTCTAATGGAGACAGAAGTGAAGCAACTTTCTTGGACTTATGCGAG AAAGTTTTATTCCTTGAAGGGAGCGTTTGCGATGAAGCTTTGAAGTTGTTTACAGAAACCAAACAGATTTTGTCAGCAAACATGTCTAACATTGGAAGTGGAACG GCGGAGGAAGTGGAGAGGTTCTGGTTTGCGTCTATTCTCTACTCAGTAAAGATGCTTTCTGTGAGAAGACAAGTGGATGGCAAGTCAGTAGTGGCTGGTGGTAATGGTTTTAATCTATGTCAGATACTGAGGGCTCTAAAGCTCAA TATTGTGGATTTCTTTAGAGAGTTGCCTCAGTTTGTGGTCAAGGCTGGTCCTGTGCTATGTGAACTTTATGGTTCAGACTGGGAGAGCAGACTTCAG GCAAAGGAGATGCAGGTGAACGTTGTCCATCTTAGCCTTCTAAGCAG TTACTACAAACGAGGGTACCGCGAATTCTTCTTGACATACGATGCAAACGCAGAAAACACCCCAGCTAACTCTCCTAGTTACTTGCCGGATAGTTACCGTTTTGGATGGTTACTCTTTTTGGCACTCCGAAACCACGCCTTTAGTCGATTTAAAGACCTTGTGACATGCACGAATGGCCTAGTTTCTATACTG GCTATTTTGATCATACACGTCCCTTGCCGGTTTAGAAATTTCTGCATCAAAGACTCTTCACGCTTTG TAAAGAAAGGTGACAAAGATGTAGACTTGATTGCATCGCTTTGCAAGATATATGACGCCTCGGAGGATGAGCTGAGGGCAACAATGGACAAGACCAATAATTTGATAGAAACAAAATTGAAGAAGAAGCCATCCGCATGCCAAACTGACAAGCTAGATAATATTGACACAG ATGGTCTGACATACTTTGAGGATTTACTGGACGAGACATCCATCTCATCCAGCTTGATCACACTAGAAAAAGATTACACTGATGCAGTCTGTAATAAAAGCGAACTTGATGAGAGAGTCTTCATCAATGAAGAGGATAGCTTGCTTGGATCTGGAAGCTTATCTGCAGGAGCTGTTAATATTACTGGCGTTAAGAGGAAAATTGATTCTTTGAGCTCACCTGCGAGGACATTTATAAGTCCACTCTCTCCTCATAAGTCACCTGCCGCTAAGACGAATAGTATTGGCTGTGCTAACAGGTTGACAGCAACACCAGTGAGCACATCAATGACAACTGCCAAATGGCTCAGGACTGTTATATGTACGCTTCCGCCAAAACCTTCTCCTGGGTTGGAACGTTTCCTGAAATCATGTGATAGGGATATAACAAGCGATGTCACGCGAAGAGCACATGTGATATTAGAAGCTATTTTTCCAAATAGTTTCCTTGGTGACCGATGTACAGGCGGAAGTTTGCAACCTGTTAACCTTATGGATGACATATGGGCAAAAGAGCGGAGATTAGAAGCTATCAAGCTATACTACAGAGTTCTTGAGACACTGTGCAGAGCAGAAGCCCAGATTCTGCATGCAACCAACTTAAACACTTTACTGACAAATGAGAGGTTCCATAGATGCATGCTGGCCTGTTCAGCTGAATTGGTTCTTGCTACCCACAAAAGCATAACAATGTTGTTCCCGGCTGTTCTGGAGAGGACTGGGATCACAGCCTTTGATCTCTGCAAGGTTATAGAGAGCTTCATCAGATACGAGGATTCTCTGCCTAGAGAATTGAGACGGCATCTGAACTCACTTGAGGAACGGCTGCTCGAGAGTATGGTATGGGAGAAAGGCTCTTCGATGTACAACTCTCTGATCATTGCCAAGCCATCGCTTGCACAGGAGATTAATCAGCTCAGATTACTAGCTGAACCGATGCCATCTCTGGATGCAATTGCAGCGCTTATTAACTTCTCTGAAGGACTAAATCATGCCTCATCTATCCAAAAGCATGAAACATGTCCAG GACAAAATGGGGATATTAAATCGCCCAAAAGACAGTGTACTGATTACCACAGCGTTCTAGCTGAGCGCAATTCCTTTACATCACCAGTAAAGGATCGTCTGTTGGCATCTGGCAACGTTAAATCCAAGCTGCCACCACCTCCGTTGCAGTCTGCATTTGCTAG TCCTACACGGCCCAACCCAGGAGGTGGAGGAGAAACTTGTGCAGAAACTGGGATCAATATATTCTTCACTAAG ATTAATAAATTGGCTGCTGTCAGAATCAACGGAATGGTGGAAAGGCTACAACTTTCTCAGCAAATAAGGGAGAGTGTATATCGTCTCTTCCAACATGTACTTACTCAGCAGACTTCTCTTTTGTTTAATCGACACATTGACCAGATCATTCTCTGTTGCTTTTACGGAGTGGCCAAG TTATCCCAAATGAGGCTGACTTTCAAGGAAATCGTATTCAACTATCGGAAGCAACCACAGTGTAAACCACTAGTTTTTGGCAGCGTTTATGTGGATTCTTTTCATTGTCGCCGTCAAGGG AGAGTAGGGCCAGATCATGTTAACATCATCACATTCTACAACGACGTATTTGTTCCTGCCGCAAAGACGCTGCTGGTGGAGGTAGTTCCTGTGAAAAACGACCAGGATGTGGAGGCCAATAATAAGCCTGAAG GTCATTGCCCTGGATCCTCGAAAGTATCAGTGTTTCCCAGTGTTCCAGACATGTCCCCTAAAAAAGTATCTGCTGTGCACAATGTTTATGTTTCTCCCCTAAGGGCATCAAAG ATGGATGCTCTTATTTCACACAGCTCAAGGAGTTCATATGCTTGCGTTGGAGAGAGCACACGTGCTTACCAAAGCCCTTCAAAAGACCTATCAGCCATCAACAATCGGTTGAACAA CAGCAACAGAAACCGCAAGAGGACGCTTAACTTTGACGTAGAACTGGTCAGCGATTCTATGGTAGCAAACAGCCTTCCCCTCCAAAAACAACAAAACCAAAATGGAAGCGATGCATCTCCCTCAGGTGGTGCGCCCCTCAAAACCGAGCCACTACATTCATAG
- the LOC106334597 gene encoding retinoblastoma-related protein 1-like isoform X1, with protein MEEVQPPVTPPIDSNGDRSEATFLDLCEKVLFLEGSVCDEALKLFTETKQILSANMSNIGSGTAEEVERFWFASILYSVKMLSVRRQVDGKSVVAGGNGFNLCQILRALKLNIVDFFRELPQFVVKAGPVLCELYGSDWESRLQAKEMQVNVVHLSLLSSYYKRGYREFFLTYDANAENTPANSPSYLPDSYRFGWLLFLALRNHAFSRFKDLVTCTNGLVSILAILIIHVPCRFRNFCIKDSSRFVKKGDKDVDLIASLCKIYDASEDELRATMDKTNNLIETKLKKKPSACQTDKLDNIDTDGLTYFEDLLDETSISSSLITLEKDYTDAVCNKSELDERVFINEEDSLLGSGSLSAGAVNITGVKRKIDSLSSPARTFISPLSPHKSPAAKTNSIGCANRLTATPVSTSMTTAKWLRTVICTLPPKPSPGLERFLKSCDRDITSDVTRRAHVILEAIFPNSFLGDRCTGGSLQPVNLMDDIWAKERRLEAIKLYYRVLETLCRAEAQILHATNLNTLLTNERFHRCMLACSAELVLATHKSITMLFPAVLERTGITAFDLCKVIESFIRYEDSLPRELRRHLNSLEERLLESMVWEKGSSMYNSLIIAKPSLAQEINQLRLLAEPMPSLDAIAALINFSEGLNHASSIQKHETCPGQNGDIKSPKRQCTDYHSVLAERNSFTSPVKDRLLASGNVKSKLPPPPLQSAFASPTRPNPGGGGETCAETGINIFFTKINKLAAVRINGMVERLQLSQQIRESVYRLFQHVLTQQTSLLFNRHIDQIILCCFYGVAKVSMLSQMRLTFKEIVFNYRKQPQCKPLVFGSVYVDSFHCRRQGRVGPDHVNIITFYNDVFVPAAKTLLVEVVPVKNDQDVEANNKPEGHCPGSSKVSVFPSVPDMSPKKVSAVHNVYVSPLRASKMDALISHSSRSSYACVGESTRAYQSPSKDLSAINNRLNNSSNRNRKRTLNFDVELVSDSMVANSLPLQKQQNQNGSDASPSGGAPLKTEPLHS; from the exons ATGGAAGAAGTTCAGCCTCCAGTGACACCACCCATTGACTCTAATGGAGACAGAAGTGAAGCAACTTTCTTGGACTTATGCGAG AAAGTTTTATTCCTTGAAGGGAGCGTTTGCGATGAAGCTTTGAAGTTGTTTACAGAAACCAAACAGATTTTGTCAGCAAACATGTCTAACATTGGAAGTGGAACG GCGGAGGAAGTGGAGAGGTTCTGGTTTGCGTCTATTCTCTACTCAGTAAAGATGCTTTCTGTGAGAAGACAAGTGGATGGCAAGTCAGTAGTGGCTGGTGGTAATGGTTTTAATCTATGTCAGATACTGAGGGCTCTAAAGCTCAA TATTGTGGATTTCTTTAGAGAGTTGCCTCAGTTTGTGGTCAAGGCTGGTCCTGTGCTATGTGAACTTTATGGTTCAGACTGGGAGAGCAGACTTCAG GCAAAGGAGATGCAGGTGAACGTTGTCCATCTTAGCCTTCTAAGCAG TTACTACAAACGAGGGTACCGCGAATTCTTCTTGACATACGATGCAAACGCAGAAAACACCCCAGCTAACTCTCCTAGTTACTTGCCGGATAGTTACCGTTTTGGATGGTTACTCTTTTTGGCACTCCGAAACCACGCCTTTAGTCGATTTAAAGACCTTGTGACATGCACGAATGGCCTAGTTTCTATACTG GCTATTTTGATCATACACGTCCCTTGCCGGTTTAGAAATTTCTGCATCAAAGACTCTTCACGCTTTG TAAAGAAAGGTGACAAAGATGTAGACTTGATTGCATCGCTTTGCAAGATATATGACGCCTCGGAGGATGAGCTGAGGGCAACAATGGACAAGACCAATAATTTGATAGAAACAAAATTGAAGAAGAAGCCATCCGCATGCCAAACTGACAAGCTAGATAATATTGACACAG ATGGTCTGACATACTTTGAGGATTTACTGGACGAGACATCCATCTCATCCAGCTTGATCACACTAGAAAAAGATTACACTGATGCAGTCTGTAATAAAAGCGAACTTGATGAGAGAGTCTTCATCAATGAAGAGGATAGCTTGCTTGGATCTGGAAGCTTATCTGCAGGAGCTGTTAATATTACTGGCGTTAAGAGGAAAATTGATTCTTTGAGCTCACCTGCGAGGACATTTATAAGTCCACTCTCTCCTCATAAGTCACCTGCCGCTAAGACGAATAGTATTGGCTGTGCTAACAGGTTGACAGCAACACCAGTGAGCACATCAATGACAACTGCCAAATGGCTCAGGACTGTTATATGTACGCTTCCGCCAAAACCTTCTCCTGGGTTGGAACGTTTCCTGAAATCATGTGATAGGGATATAACAAGCGATGTCACGCGAAGAGCACATGTGATATTAGAAGCTATTTTTCCAAATAGTTTCCTTGGTGACCGATGTACAGGCGGAAGTTTGCAACCTGTTAACCTTATGGATGACATATGGGCAAAAGAGCGGAGATTAGAAGCTATCAAGCTATACTACAGAGTTCTTGAGACACTGTGCAGAGCAGAAGCCCAGATTCTGCATGCAACCAACTTAAACACTTTACTGACAAATGAGAGGTTCCATAGATGCATGCTGGCCTGTTCAGCTGAATTGGTTCTTGCTACCCACAAAAGCATAACAATGTTGTTCCCGGCTGTTCTGGAGAGGACTGGGATCACAGCCTTTGATCTCTGCAAGGTTATAGAGAGCTTCATCAGATACGAGGATTCTCTGCCTAGAGAATTGAGACGGCATCTGAACTCACTTGAGGAACGGCTGCTCGAGAGTATGGTATGGGAGAAAGGCTCTTCGATGTACAACTCTCTGATCATTGCCAAGCCATCGCTTGCACAGGAGATTAATCAGCTCAGATTACTAGCTGAACCGATGCCATCTCTGGATGCAATTGCAGCGCTTATTAACTTCTCTGAAGGACTAAATCATGCCTCATCTATCCAAAAGCATGAAACATGTCCAG GACAAAATGGGGATATTAAATCGCCCAAAAGACAGTGTACTGATTACCACAGCGTTCTAGCTGAGCGCAATTCCTTTACATCACCAGTAAAGGATCGTCTGTTGGCATCTGGCAACGTTAAATCCAAGCTGCCACCACCTCCGTTGCAGTCTGCATTTGCTAG TCCTACACGGCCCAACCCAGGAGGTGGAGGAGAAACTTGTGCAGAAACTGGGATCAATATATTCTTCACTAAG ATTAATAAATTGGCTGCTGTCAGAATCAACGGAATGGTGGAAAGGCTACAACTTTCTCAGCAAATAAGGGAGAGTGTATATCGTCTCTTCCAACATGTACTTACTCAGCAGACTTCTCTTTTGTTTAATCGACACATTGACCAGATCATTCTCTGTTGCTTTTACGGAGTGGCCAAGGTGAGCATG TTATCCCAAATGAGGCTGACTTTCAAGGAAATCGTATTCAACTATCGGAAGCAACCACAGTGTAAACCACTAGTTTTTGGCAGCGTTTATGTGGATTCTTTTCATTGTCGCCGTCAAGGG AGAGTAGGGCCAGATCATGTTAACATCATCACATTCTACAACGACGTATTTGTTCCTGCCGCAAAGACGCTGCTGGTGGAGGTAGTTCCTGTGAAAAACGACCAGGATGTGGAGGCCAATAATAAGCCTGAAG GTCATTGCCCTGGATCCTCGAAAGTATCAGTGTTTCCCAGTGTTCCAGACATGTCCCCTAAAAAAGTATCTGCTGTGCACAATGTTTATGTTTCTCCCCTAAGGGCATCAAAG ATGGATGCTCTTATTTCACACAGCTCAAGGAGTTCATATGCTTGCGTTGGAGAGAGCACACGTGCTTACCAAAGCCCTTCAAAAGACCTATCAGCCATCAACAATCGGTTGAACAA CAGCAGCAACAGAAACCGCAAGAGGACGCTTAACTTTGACGTAGAACTGGTCAGCGATTCTATGGTAGCAAACAGCCTTCCCCTCCAAAAACAACAAAACCAAAATGGAAGCGATGCATCTCCCTCAGGTGGTGCGCCCCTCAAAACCGAGCCACTACATTCATAG
- the LOC106334597 gene encoding retinoblastoma-related protein 1-like isoform X2 — translation MEEVQPPVTPPIDSNGDRSEATFLDLCEKVLFLEGSVCDEALKLFTETKQILSANMSNIGSGTAEEVERFWFASILYSVKMLSVRRQVDGKSVVAGGNGFNLCQILRALKLNIVDFFRELPQFVVKAGPVLCELYGSDWESRLQAKEMQVNVVHLSLLSSYYKRGYREFFLTYDANAENTPANSPSYLPDSYRFGWLLFLALRNHAFSRFKDLVTCTNGLVSILAILIIHVPCRFRNFCIKDSSRFVKKGDKDVDLIASLCKIYDASEDELRATMDKTNNLIETKLKKKPSACQTDKLDNIDTDGLTYFEDLLDETSISSSLITLEKDYTDAVCNKSELDERVFINEEDSLLGSGSLSAGAVNITGVKRKIDSLSSPARTFISPLSPHKSPAAKTNSIGCANRLTATPVSTSMTTAKWLRTVICTLPPKPSPGLERFLKSCDRDITSDVTRRAHVILEAIFPNSFLGDRCTGGSLQPVNLMDDIWAKERRLEAIKLYYRVLETLCRAEAQILHATNLNTLLTNERFHRCMLACSAELVLATHKSITMLFPAVLERTGITAFDLCKVIESFIRYEDSLPRELRRHLNSLEERLLESMVWEKGSSMYNSLIIAKPSLAQEINQLRLLAEPMPSLDAIAALINFSEGLNHASSIQKHETCPGQNGDIKSPKRQCTDYHSVLAERNSFTSPVKDRLLASGNVKSKLPPPPLQSAFASPTRPNPGGGGETCAETGINIFFTKINKLAAVRINGMVERLQLSQQIRESVYRLFQHVLTQQTSLLFNRHIDQIILCCFYGVAKVSMLSQMRLTFKEIVFNYRKQPQCKPLVFGSVYVDSFHCRRQGRVGPDHVNIITFYNDVFVPAAKTLLVEVVPVKNDQDVEANNKPEGHCPGSSKVSVFPSVPDMSPKKVSAVHNVYVSPLRASKMDALISHSSRSSYACVGESTRAYQSPSKDLSAINNRLNNSNRNRKRTLNFDVELVSDSMVANSLPLQKQQNQNGSDASPSGGAPLKTEPLHS, via the exons ATGGAAGAAGTTCAGCCTCCAGTGACACCACCCATTGACTCTAATGGAGACAGAAGTGAAGCAACTTTCTTGGACTTATGCGAG AAAGTTTTATTCCTTGAAGGGAGCGTTTGCGATGAAGCTTTGAAGTTGTTTACAGAAACCAAACAGATTTTGTCAGCAAACATGTCTAACATTGGAAGTGGAACG GCGGAGGAAGTGGAGAGGTTCTGGTTTGCGTCTATTCTCTACTCAGTAAAGATGCTTTCTGTGAGAAGACAAGTGGATGGCAAGTCAGTAGTGGCTGGTGGTAATGGTTTTAATCTATGTCAGATACTGAGGGCTCTAAAGCTCAA TATTGTGGATTTCTTTAGAGAGTTGCCTCAGTTTGTGGTCAAGGCTGGTCCTGTGCTATGTGAACTTTATGGTTCAGACTGGGAGAGCAGACTTCAG GCAAAGGAGATGCAGGTGAACGTTGTCCATCTTAGCCTTCTAAGCAG TTACTACAAACGAGGGTACCGCGAATTCTTCTTGACATACGATGCAAACGCAGAAAACACCCCAGCTAACTCTCCTAGTTACTTGCCGGATAGTTACCGTTTTGGATGGTTACTCTTTTTGGCACTCCGAAACCACGCCTTTAGTCGATTTAAAGACCTTGTGACATGCACGAATGGCCTAGTTTCTATACTG GCTATTTTGATCATACACGTCCCTTGCCGGTTTAGAAATTTCTGCATCAAAGACTCTTCACGCTTTG TAAAGAAAGGTGACAAAGATGTAGACTTGATTGCATCGCTTTGCAAGATATATGACGCCTCGGAGGATGAGCTGAGGGCAACAATGGACAAGACCAATAATTTGATAGAAACAAAATTGAAGAAGAAGCCATCCGCATGCCAAACTGACAAGCTAGATAATATTGACACAG ATGGTCTGACATACTTTGAGGATTTACTGGACGAGACATCCATCTCATCCAGCTTGATCACACTAGAAAAAGATTACACTGATGCAGTCTGTAATAAAAGCGAACTTGATGAGAGAGTCTTCATCAATGAAGAGGATAGCTTGCTTGGATCTGGAAGCTTATCTGCAGGAGCTGTTAATATTACTGGCGTTAAGAGGAAAATTGATTCTTTGAGCTCACCTGCGAGGACATTTATAAGTCCACTCTCTCCTCATAAGTCACCTGCCGCTAAGACGAATAGTATTGGCTGTGCTAACAGGTTGACAGCAACACCAGTGAGCACATCAATGACAACTGCCAAATGGCTCAGGACTGTTATATGTACGCTTCCGCCAAAACCTTCTCCTGGGTTGGAACGTTTCCTGAAATCATGTGATAGGGATATAACAAGCGATGTCACGCGAAGAGCACATGTGATATTAGAAGCTATTTTTCCAAATAGTTTCCTTGGTGACCGATGTACAGGCGGAAGTTTGCAACCTGTTAACCTTATGGATGACATATGGGCAAAAGAGCGGAGATTAGAAGCTATCAAGCTATACTACAGAGTTCTTGAGACACTGTGCAGAGCAGAAGCCCAGATTCTGCATGCAACCAACTTAAACACTTTACTGACAAATGAGAGGTTCCATAGATGCATGCTGGCCTGTTCAGCTGAATTGGTTCTTGCTACCCACAAAAGCATAACAATGTTGTTCCCGGCTGTTCTGGAGAGGACTGGGATCACAGCCTTTGATCTCTGCAAGGTTATAGAGAGCTTCATCAGATACGAGGATTCTCTGCCTAGAGAATTGAGACGGCATCTGAACTCACTTGAGGAACGGCTGCTCGAGAGTATGGTATGGGAGAAAGGCTCTTCGATGTACAACTCTCTGATCATTGCCAAGCCATCGCTTGCACAGGAGATTAATCAGCTCAGATTACTAGCTGAACCGATGCCATCTCTGGATGCAATTGCAGCGCTTATTAACTTCTCTGAAGGACTAAATCATGCCTCATCTATCCAAAAGCATGAAACATGTCCAG GACAAAATGGGGATATTAAATCGCCCAAAAGACAGTGTACTGATTACCACAGCGTTCTAGCTGAGCGCAATTCCTTTACATCACCAGTAAAGGATCGTCTGTTGGCATCTGGCAACGTTAAATCCAAGCTGCCACCACCTCCGTTGCAGTCTGCATTTGCTAG TCCTACACGGCCCAACCCAGGAGGTGGAGGAGAAACTTGTGCAGAAACTGGGATCAATATATTCTTCACTAAG ATTAATAAATTGGCTGCTGTCAGAATCAACGGAATGGTGGAAAGGCTACAACTTTCTCAGCAAATAAGGGAGAGTGTATATCGTCTCTTCCAACATGTACTTACTCAGCAGACTTCTCTTTTGTTTAATCGACACATTGACCAGATCATTCTCTGTTGCTTTTACGGAGTGGCCAAGGTGAGCATG TTATCCCAAATGAGGCTGACTTTCAAGGAAATCGTATTCAACTATCGGAAGCAACCACAGTGTAAACCACTAGTTTTTGGCAGCGTTTATGTGGATTCTTTTCATTGTCGCCGTCAAGGG AGAGTAGGGCCAGATCATGTTAACATCATCACATTCTACAACGACGTATTTGTTCCTGCCGCAAAGACGCTGCTGGTGGAGGTAGTTCCTGTGAAAAACGACCAGGATGTGGAGGCCAATAATAAGCCTGAAG GTCATTGCCCTGGATCCTCGAAAGTATCAGTGTTTCCCAGTGTTCCAGACATGTCCCCTAAAAAAGTATCTGCTGTGCACAATGTTTATGTTTCTCCCCTAAGGGCATCAAAG ATGGATGCTCTTATTTCACACAGCTCAAGGAGTTCATATGCTTGCGTTGGAGAGAGCACACGTGCTTACCAAAGCCCTTCAAAAGACCTATCAGCCATCAACAATCGGTTGAACAA CAGCAACAGAAACCGCAAGAGGACGCTTAACTTTGACGTAGAACTGGTCAGCGATTCTATGGTAGCAAACAGCCTTCCCCTCCAAAAACAACAAAACCAAAATGGAAGCGATGCATCTCCCTCAGGTGGTGCGCCCCTCAAAACCGAGCCACTACATTCATAG